The genome window GTGTAGACTTCATCGATGTACTTCTTGAATAGATACGGAACACTCATCCAGTACACGGGTGTCTGAACAAAGACAGCATCTGCCCACTTGTACTTGCCCAGTTCCTCGGCGATATCGTAACCGCTCTCCACGATTGTCGTTTTCACTTCGTGACCTGCCTCGGCCAGCTGTTTTTCAGTCGCGTCAATAATAGTCTGATTCAGTTTGCCCTCGGCAAATCCTTCATAGCGCTGATGGCCATTGATCAGGAGAACCTTCATCTATTAACCTCCATTTACAAGTCTCACTTCACTCCGGGCTCTCCCGGAGCCCACAATTCAGATTGAAACGTAACACTTTTTCCCACAGCGGTGGTAGACGGTAACTACAATATCATTGCACAATCGTGCTTTTTCCTGCTGATTTTACCCTTATTCAATCGATTTTCTTGTATAATACTCCTGGTGACTCAATTTCGAACGGACAGAGGCATCAGTAGAAGAGAAGGAAATCATGAAAAAAAACGTATCCGCCCCCACAGGTGACAGAAGCAGTGAACTGGCCAGGCTGGTGGGCTCGATCGCGGTGAAAGATGGACTTTTTGAAACACTCTGGCCCGGGCTTCTGGTTTCCCGCATATCGACACCGCTCCCCAGACAGCCAGTACCCTACAGATCGAGCCTCTGCGTCGTAGTGCAGGGTCAAAAACAGATTTTCCTGGGTGAAAGGGTCTACACCTATGATCCGCTGCAATATCTGCTGGTGCCGATAGCACTGCCCCTGGAAATGGAGGTCACCAGGGCCACCCAAAAAAAACCCATTCTGGGGCTGGGGCTGGACCTGGACCTGC of Candidatus Latescibacterota bacterium contains these proteins:
- a CDS encoding NAD(P)H-dependent oxidoreductase, which encodes MKVLLINGHQRYEGFAEGKLNQTIIDATEKQLAEAGHEVKTTIVESGYDIAEELGKYKWADAVFVQTPVYWMSVPYLFKKYIDEVYT